AAGTTCTCGAAGGCACCGCCGTACTTAAGGGTGTAGCCCGTAGGCAGCTTCAGGCCAGCACCTAGCTTCTGCTGAATTTCTTCTACCAAGCTCTGCACGTCGCGGTTACGCACGTTCACCCCAATATTAATCCGCCGCCGGGCATCATCGCGGGACACTTGCACAGGGGCGTTGCGATAATCCACGGCGGCTACTTCTTCAAGGGGCACTTTCTGCCCGTTGGGCGCGTCCACGTACAAGTCGCGCAGGTCCGTGAGGCTGCTGCGGTGGGCGGAATCGAGGCGCATCACGAGGTCGTAGCGTCGCTCGCCTTCGTACACATCGCCGGCCACATCGCCGGCGAAAGAGGCGCGCACCAGCGTGTTCAAGTCGGCCACGTTCAGGCCATATTGGGCTAGCTTCTGCCGGTTGTAGGTCACGCGCATCTGCGGCAGCGAGGCAATCTGCTCCACCTTCAGGTCGCCCACGCCAGCCAAAGGCCGGATGAGGGCAGCAGCTTGATTGGCTTTTGCAAACAGTACCTCTAGGTCGTCGCCGTAAATCTTAATAGAGATGTCCGACTTCACCCCCGAAATCAGCTCGTTGAAGCGCATCTGAATAGGCTGTTGGAACTCCATCGTCACGCCGGGCACGTTGGCGAGAGTCTGATCCATTTTGTTGGCTAGGTCCTCGCGCGAATTGGCACTGCTCCACTCGGCGTGGTCCTTCAGCACCACAATCTGGTCACTGTCTTCGAACGACATAGGGTCAGTGGGAATTTCCGACGTCCCGATCTTACCAACCACCTGTTGCACTTCCGGGAACTGCTTGAGCAAGATCTTCTGCACCTGCGTGGTAGTAGCAATGCTCTGGTCGAGTGAGCTGCCAGGCGGGAGGGTCACGTTCACGGCGAAGTCACCTTCGTCGAGCTGCGGGATGAACTCGCCTCCCATACCGGCAAACAGCAAACCACCTACTACCAGCAGCGCCACTGCCGTGCCCACTACCAGCCAACGCACCTTCAGGGCCCGCTGAATAAGGGGATTGTAGCCGCGGTGCAAAAACTTCATGATACGGTCGGCCAAAGTGCCTTCCTCCTCAATGTCTTTCCGCAGCCCCCAAGCCGTAACGGCCGGCACATAGGTGAGGCACAGCAACATGGCGCCAACAATGGCGAAGCTTACCGTCAGGGCCATGGGCCGGAACATCTTCCCTTCGATGCCTGTGAGGGCCAGAATAGGGAAATACACGATGAGGATGATGAGTTGCCCAAATAGCGCCGAGCGCATCAAGCGCGTCGCAGCGGTTTTGGTGATGTCGTCCATCGTTTCGTGCGCCGCTTGGCTCCGCGTGTGCACGAGATGGAAAATAGTGGCTTCTACGATGATAACCGCTCCATCCACGATCAGGCCGAAGTCGAGGGCTCCTAGGCTCATCAGGTTGGCCGATACGCCGAACAGGCGCATCATGCCGAGGGCAAACAGCATGCACAGCGGAATCATGGAGGCCACCACCAACCCCGCACGCCAGTTGCCGAGCAGCAGCAGCAACACCGCCATCACAATTACGCCGCCCTCCACCAAGTTGCGGCTTACCGTATGAATGGCTTTATCAATCAGCTTGGTACGATCCAGAAAAGGCGTGATGGTCAGACCAGCCGGCAGGGTTTTCTCAATCTCGGTCACCCGCTCCTTTACCCCTTTGATTGTCGCTTCGGAGCTAGCCCCTTTGAGCATGAGCACGATACCGCCTACGGTTTCGCCGCTGCCGTTGCGGGTCATGGCGCCGTAGCGCACGGCGTGCCCGTAGCGCACATCGGCCACATCGCGCACTAGCAGCGGGGCGTTTTGGCTAGCCTGCTTCACTACGATGGTACCAATATCAGCCAGCGACGTTACGCGTCCTTCCCCACGGATGAAGTAGGCATTGTGCCCGCGTTGCAGATAAGCGCCGCCCGTGTTGGCATTATTCTGCTGCACGGCAGCAAACAGCTCGGGCATAGTCACCCCAGCGGCCGCCAGTCGCTCGGGGTTAACGCTCACCTCGTACTGCCGCACGAAGCCGCCAAAGCTACTCACGTCGACGACGCCCGGCACGCCAGCCAGCGCCCGCTTCACGACCCAATCCTGCACGTCGCGCAGTTGGGCTAATGAGTACTTCTTCTCGTATCCTTTCTCGATGCTGATGCTGTACTGAAAGATTTCACCTAGCCCCGTCGTGATGGGAGCCATGCTCGGCACCCCTAGCTCAGGGCCGAGGCTAGCTTGCGCGGCGGTGAGTTTCTCCGCAACAAGCTGGCGCGTGCGGTACGTGTCAATATCATCCTGAAAGACAACCGTAACCACTGACAACCCAAAGCGCGAGATGGAGCGAATTTCCGTCACTCCTGGCACGGTGCGCAGCTGCAATTCCAGCGGAACGGTAATCAACTGTTCTACCTCCTGCGCCGCCAATGACGACGACTGGGTGATGACCTGCACCTGGTTGTTGGTGATGTCTGGAATGGCGTCCAGCGGCAGGTGCATGGCCGAATAACTGCCCCACACAACCAGCGCCATAACCAGTATGGCCACGAACAGCTTGTTGTGAATACTGGCCGCAATAATTCGTGAAAGCATAGCGAAAAGGAAAGCAAAAAAGCAGACTGCAATTCCCCCAGCGCATCCTATCTCTGCTGAAATTCAGCAAGATGCGCCTGGCAGATTGCAGAACAAGCCGGCAAGTTAGGCCGCGCAAGCTGCTGCTGCAATCGAATCGACTCGCTTTAAGCAAGACTTAAGATTGTGCCGACCTAGCTTCGCCAAACGGTCTGTAGCGCGAAGCTCCTGCTTCGCGCCTCGTTAAACGACTAGCATGCGTGTTGTTCGGTCGACTATCGTTTAACGACACGCGAAGCGGGAGCTTCGCATTACAATCGTGCAACGACACACCTAGGACTTCTTCTCCTCTTTTGGTTCGGGGCCACGGAAGGCGTCGCGCTGGTTCACCACGGGCAGCTTCACCGGCCGGCCTTCGCGCGCCGATTGGTAGATGGCTTCCATGATCCGCTGATCTTGCAGGCCTTCCTCGCCCGGCGTGTACGGGTCCTTATTTTCCAGAAGGCACTCCGAGAAGTGGTCCATCTCCGTAGCAAACTGGTTTTTTGACCCTAGGGTAATTTGCTCGGTGCGCTCGGTCGTGCCTTCAGCGCGGGAGGTTTTGAGCTGCTGACCTTGGTAGGCAAACGCTTGGTCGAGGTGAATCCAGCCGCGCTCGGCCATCACCCGGTAGAGGCGCGAGTCGTGGGCGTTGTAGTCGGTAGCACAGTTCACCACGATGCCCCCAGGAAAGCGCATCTGCCAGGAACACAGCT
This Hymenobacter sp. GOD-10R DNA region includes the following protein-coding sequences:
- a CDS encoding CusA/CzcA family heavy metal efflux RND transporter; its protein translation is MLSRIIAASIHNKLFVAILVMALVVWGSYSAMHLPLDAIPDITNNQVQVITQSSSLAAQEVEQLITVPLELQLRTVPGVTEIRSISRFGLSVVTVVFQDDIDTYRTRQLVAEKLTAAQASLGPELGVPSMAPITTGLGEIFQYSISIEKGYEKKYSLAQLRDVQDWVVKRALAGVPGVVDVSSFGGFVRQYEVSVNPERLAAAGVTMPELFAAVQQNNANTGGAYLQRGHNAYFIRGEGRVTSLADIGTIVVKQASQNAPLLVRDVADVRYGHAVRYGAMTRNGSGETVGGIVLMLKGASSEATIKGVKERVTEIEKTLPAGLTITPFLDRTKLIDKAIHTVSRNLVEGGVIVMAVLLLLLGNWRAGLVVASMIPLCMLFALGMMRLFGVSANLMSLGALDFGLIVDGAVIIVEATIFHLVHTRSQAAHETMDDITKTAATRLMRSALFGQLIILIVYFPILALTGIEGKMFRPMALTVSFAIVGAMLLCLTYVPAVTAWGLRKDIEEEGTLADRIMKFLHRGYNPLIQRALKVRWLVVGTAVALLVVGGLLFAGMGGEFIPQLDEGDFAVNVTLPPGSSLDQSIATTTQVQKILLKQFPEVQQVVGKIGTSEIPTDPMSFEDSDQIVVLKDHAEWSSANSREDLANKMDQTLANVPGVTMEFQQPIQMRFNELISGVKSDISIKIYGDDLEVLFAKANQAAALIRPLAGVGDLKVEQIASLPQMRVTYNRQKLAQYGLNVADLNTLVRASFAGDVAGDVYEGERRYDLVMRLDSAHRSSLTDLRDLYVDAPNGQKVPLEEVAAVDYRNAPVQVSRDDARRRINIGVNVRNRDVQSLVEEIQQKLGAGLKLPTGYTLKYGGAFENLQQAKSRLAIVVPVSLLLIFFLLYLSFQSAKQALLIFTGIPLATIGGILGLWLRGMPFSISAGVGFIALFGVAVLNGIVLVASLNELAAEGVEKVTDRVLRATAERFRPVLLTASVASLGFLPMALSTSAGAEVQKPLATVVIGGLISATLLTLLVLPVLYTLFTKDGEPNPVDAARKTQRDKDAAETGAPSSAPAFTMIALLLTAGSLLQTAHAQNTLPSTAGQPSSGTLSLQQALQTGLGQNLSLQTAALQTEQARALVRSGNDLPRTTVDFQYGQISGPLNDRSFNVIQQAAFPALYAAQRRLLEGQTLTAEQQARIRRRELTQAIRSNYYQVLVSYRRVALLRRQDSLYRRAARAARVRYQVGETNRLAQVSAEARLQEVENRLLTLISDLGVQRQQLGQLLGTGAPVAVDTAAALVVALAPTDTAALSPDTNPTLGLLRQQATVSQQQLRVEQLRRLPDLRAGYFVQSINRVNGYQVAQLGLAVPLIGGVQKARISSARIGQQVAEGQLTYATTQLASERRALLQQLRRAQASLRYYEQSALPQARLILDTAEKTYRAGDIEYVEYVVNTEPAWQIQENYLGQVRQYNDLVISLQTLASVDSQ